From Microbacterium sp. LWH11-1.2, one genomic window encodes:
- a CDS encoding alpha/beta hydrolase, whose product MTTLTDIDLDAGIRRWIARLEELSPGIPGIDSPDPTVQRAAARVLSDLLAVDFTLPIPEGVSIDDVEIAGPAGPLRMRRYRPDAVPDAAPTQLWLHGGGFYAGTIDEILNDRLCARRALESGVQLLSLEYRLAPEHPYPAPVLDAVAALDALAADPQRFAVDPERLGVGGNSAGAAIAASTALRLRDLGGVRLVHVDLEVPPLAMHRVGRSAEDYAIGFGLDQLEQIVGMYTGPDGPADARISPLDADDLRGLPSTLVMAGEHDPLRDSGVLYAERLQEAGVPVELHIGAGHLHGTPGLTAAFDGARAWQELHARHLASAYGTIPVRSAG is encoded by the coding sequence ATGACCACGCTCACGGACATCGATCTCGACGCCGGCATCCGGCGGTGGATCGCCCGCCTCGAAGAGCTCTCGCCCGGGATCCCCGGCATCGACAGCCCCGACCCGACGGTGCAGCGCGCGGCGGCGCGAGTGCTGTCCGACCTGCTCGCCGTCGACTTCACCCTCCCGATCCCCGAGGGCGTCTCGATCGACGACGTCGAGATCGCGGGTCCCGCCGGGCCGCTGCGGATGCGACGCTATCGCCCGGATGCCGTGCCGGATGCCGCGCCCACGCAGCTCTGGCTGCACGGCGGCGGCTTCTACGCCGGCACGATCGACGAGATCCTCAACGACCGGCTCTGCGCGCGCCGCGCCCTCGAGAGCGGCGTGCAGCTCCTCTCCCTCGAATACCGGCTCGCCCCCGAGCATCCGTATCCCGCCCCTGTGCTCGACGCCGTCGCCGCGCTCGACGCGCTCGCCGCCGACCCGCAGAGGTTCGCCGTCGACCCCGAGCGCCTCGGCGTCGGCGGCAACTCCGCCGGCGCGGCGATCGCGGCGAGCACGGCTCTGCGTCTGCGCGATCTGGGCGGTGTCCGCCTCGTGCACGTCGACCTGGAGGTGCCGCCGCTCGCGATGCACCGGGTGGGGCGATCGGCGGAGGACTATGCGATCGGGTTCGGCCTCGATCAGCTCGAGCAGATCGTCGGCATGTACACCGGGCCCGACGGCCCCGCCGACGCACGCATCTCGCCGCTCGATGCGGACGATCTGCGGGGTCTCCCGTCGACCCTCGTCATGGCCGGCGAGCACGACCCGTTGCGCGACTCCGGCGTCCTCTACGCCGAGCGTCTGCAGGAGGCCGGCGTGCCCGTCGAGCTCCACATCGGCGCCGGCCACCTGCACGGCACACCCGGTCTCACCGCCGCATTCGACGGCGCGCGCGCGTGGCAGGAGCTCCACGCCCGCCACCTCGCATCCGCCTATGGCACCATTCCCGTCCGGTCCGCCGGCTGA
- a CDS encoding MFS transporter, with product MSQTTLDPIGALGPDAVPGSTQPRGFLFTFVAAWFGLSLVLSTLMGASIPKVFAFLDDATKGVNLSIVAAVGGVVVIVITPLFGRLSDRTMSRLGKRRPWILGGALGGMVGVVLLAFSTELWQVIVGWAIVQTGFGATNAAVHALLADQIRMSIRARVSAAASAANAIALIFGSLLIAGLPNEQQWTWFLVPGAIGAIFSVLLFFRLHDIVRTEKPAPWSWADVVSTYWLNPLRYRDFFWAWACRLFVTMSILTVSTYLLFFIIDRLGVPKEQASGVFATVLIAFTLTSILTTVVFGWISDRTGRRKAIVWVSALLSAGGLIIAALSPDLTTFLIAMALVGGAQGAFVSVDIAMMTEVLPTFDEAGKDLGIVSLSFQVPQVLVPVLAIPLLAIGGSGENYAALFIAAIVFGVLGGLSVLPIRSVK from the coding sequence ATGTCCCAGACCACACTCGACCCGATCGGCGCCCTCGGCCCCGATGCCGTTCCCGGATCGACGCAGCCGCGCGGCTTCCTGTTCACCTTCGTCGCCGCATGGTTCGGGCTGAGTCTGGTGCTCAGCACGCTCATGGGCGCGTCGATCCCGAAGGTGTTCGCCTTCCTGGACGACGCGACCAAGGGGGTGAACCTGTCGATCGTCGCCGCGGTCGGCGGTGTCGTGGTGATCGTCATCACGCCCCTGTTCGGCCGACTCAGCGACCGCACGATGTCGCGGCTCGGCAAGCGCCGCCCGTGGATCCTCGGCGGAGCCCTGGGCGGCATGGTCGGCGTCGTCCTCCTCGCGTTCTCGACCGAGCTCTGGCAGGTCATCGTCGGCTGGGCGATCGTGCAGACCGGGTTCGGGGCGACGAACGCCGCGGTGCACGCGCTGCTCGCGGACCAGATCCGGATGAGCATCCGCGCGCGGGTCTCCGCCGCCGCCAGTGCCGCCAACGCGATCGCCCTGATCTTCGGGTCGCTGCTGATCGCGGGGCTGCCCAACGAGCAGCAGTGGACGTGGTTCCTCGTGCCCGGCGCGATCGGCGCGATCTTCAGCGTGCTCCTCTTCTTCCGCCTGCACGACATCGTGCGCACCGAGAAGCCGGCGCCCTGGAGCTGGGCGGACGTGGTGTCGACCTACTGGCTCAACCCGCTGCGGTACCGCGACTTCTTCTGGGCCTGGGCCTGCCGCCTGTTCGTGACGATGTCGATCCTCACGGTGTCGACCTATCTGCTGTTCTTCATCATCGATCGGCTCGGCGTGCCGAAGGAGCAGGCATCCGGCGTCTTCGCCACGGTGCTCATCGCCTTCACGCTCACCAGCATCCTCACCACCGTCGTGTTCGGCTGGATCTCCGACCGGACGGGCCGGCGCAAGGCGATCGTCTGGGTGTCGGCGCTGCTGTCCGCCGGAGGGCTCATCATCGCCGCACTGTCTCCGGATCTCACGACCTTCCTGATCGCGATGGCTCTCGTCGGCGGGGCGCAGGGCGCGTTCGTCTCGGTCGACATCGCGATGATGACCGAGGTGCTGCCGACCTTCGATGAGGCGGGCAAAGACCTCGGCATCGTCTCGCTGTCGTTCCAGGTGCCGCAGGTGCTGGTCCCGGTGCTCGCGATCCCCCTGCTGGCGATCGGCGGGTCGGGGGAGAACTACGCGGCCCTCTTCATCGCCGCGATCGTGTTCGGCGTGCTCGGCGGGCTGTCGGTGCTGCCGATCAGGAGCGTCAAGTAG
- a CDS encoding substrate-binding domain-containing protein, which produces MHARTRSIVAAAAAGAMALVGLSGCAASAGSDEPLVGLVIKTQDNPFYVKMTEGAKDEAEALGLNLQVASGDGQSDVDSQIKAIENFTAQGAKAILVTPAGDGIIPAVKKAQEAGVVVFAMDSPLGADSGIDGTFATDNYLAGVLVGEWAKAALGDTEPRVATLDLSTDQIPVDVARNQGFLEGFGIELGDPSKMWDETDPRLIGHEVTDANEAGGRTGMEKLLQKDPTINLVYTINEPTAAGAYQAVVAAGLEDQITIVSVDGGCPGVTNVQKGIIAATSMQFPLEMAKQALQAVEDYLADGTKPKNSDGLDFTNTGVTLVTDQPQDGVESEDTTFGLEQCWG; this is translated from the coding sequence ATGCACGCACGAACTCGCAGCATCGTCGCTGCGGCAGCGGCCGGAGCGATGGCGCTCGTCGGCCTCAGCGGCTGCGCCGCCTCCGCAGGATCCGACGAACCCCTCGTGGGGCTCGTCATCAAGACGCAGGACAACCCCTTCTACGTCAAGATGACGGAAGGGGCCAAGGACGAGGCGGAAGCCCTCGGACTCAATCTGCAGGTCGCCAGCGGCGACGGGCAGAGCGACGTCGACTCGCAGATCAAGGCCATCGAGAACTTCACGGCGCAGGGCGCCAAGGCGATCCTCGTCACACCCGCCGGCGACGGGATCATCCCCGCCGTCAAGAAGGCGCAGGAGGCTGGCGTCGTCGTGTTCGCGATGGACTCGCCGCTCGGTGCGGACTCCGGCATCGACGGCACGTTCGCGACCGACAACTACCTCGCGGGCGTGCTCGTCGGCGAGTGGGCCAAGGCCGCACTCGGCGACACCGAGCCCCGGGTCGCCACGCTCGACCTCAGCACCGATCAGATCCCCGTCGACGTGGCCCGCAACCAGGGCTTCCTCGAGGGCTTCGGCATCGAGCTCGGCGATCCGTCGAAGATGTGGGACGAGACCGATCCGCGACTGATCGGGCACGAGGTGACCGACGCCAACGAAGCGGGCGGGCGCACCGGCATGGAGAAGCTCCTGCAGAAGGATCCGACCATCAACCTCGTCTACACGATCAACGAGCCCACGGCCGCAGGCGCCTATCAGGCCGTCGTCGCCGCGGGGCTCGAGGACCAGATCACGATCGTCTCGGTCGACGGCGGATGCCCCGGCGTGACCAACGTGCAGAAGGGCATCATCGCCGCGACCTCGATGCAGTTCCCGCTCGAGATGGCGAAGCAGGCCCTGCAGGCCGTCGAGGACTACCTGGCCGACGGCACCAAGCCGAAGAACAGCGACGGCCTCGACTTCACCAACACCGGAGTCACGCTCGTGACCGACCAGCCGCAGGACGGCGTCGAATCCGAGGACACGACGTTCGGACTGGAGCAGTGCTGGGGCTGA
- a CDS encoding ABC transporter permease — translation MNRSATDLPDDERPSTVTAGFSMGLVEIDQGARLSPLQWIERRMLSRPLIGPVAVLIIALIVFSIVSPNFGTLQNFSLILQQVQVIAMLGIAQTLIILTAGIDLSVAAVMLLSQVAMGRFAVSVGLPVEISLVLGIVVGIACGAINGFIVTKLNIPPFIATLGTLSIFYALNIFISDGESVPYADVPPLFNWLGTGFRVFGTTFTFGQVLTILMFILFAYILRNTAWGTHIYAVGDNLEAARLSGIRVNRVLMSVYVVAGLIIGVTAWLLIGRIGSISPTAGAAYNLASITAVVIGGTSLFGGRGRIMGTLLGSLIVGVFSSGLSLAGFDSLWQEFTIGLLIIGAVAVDQRLRKIGR, via the coding sequence ATGAACCGAAGCGCCACCGATCTCCCGGATGACGAGCGACCGAGCACCGTCACCGCCGGATTCTCGATGGGACTGGTCGAGATCGACCAGGGAGCCCGTCTCAGCCCTCTCCAGTGGATCGAACGACGGATGCTGTCGCGCCCGCTGATCGGTCCCGTCGCGGTGCTCATCATCGCGCTGATCGTCTTCTCGATCGTGTCGCCGAACTTCGGCACGCTCCAGAACTTCTCCCTGATCCTGCAGCAGGTGCAGGTGATCGCGATGCTCGGCATCGCGCAGACCCTCATCATCCTCACCGCAGGGATCGACCTCTCCGTCGCGGCGGTCATGCTGCTGTCGCAGGTCGCCATGGGTCGTTTCGCCGTCTCGGTCGGACTCCCTGTCGAGATCTCGCTCGTGCTCGGCATCGTCGTCGGCATCGCCTGCGGGGCGATCAACGGCTTCATCGTGACGAAGCTCAACATCCCGCCGTTCATCGCGACCCTCGGCACCCTGAGCATCTTCTACGCGCTGAACATCTTCATCTCCGACGGGGAGAGCGTGCCGTACGCCGACGTGCCCCCGCTGTTCAACTGGCTCGGAACGGGCTTCCGCGTGTTCGGCACGACGTTCACCTTCGGCCAGGTGCTCACGATCCTCATGTTCATCCTGTTCGCCTACATCCTGCGCAACACCGCCTGGGGCACGCACATCTACGCCGTGGGCGACAACCTCGAGGCCGCGCGCCTCAGCGGCATCCGCGTCAACCGCGTGCTCATGTCGGTGTACGTGGTGGCCGGTCTCATCATCGGCGTCACCGCCTGGCTGCTCATCGGGCGCATCGGCTCGATCTCGCCCACCGCGGGCGCCGCCTACAACCTCGCGTCGATCACCGCGGTGGTCATCGGCGGCACGAGCCTCTTCGGCGGGCGCGGACGGATCATGGGCACGCTGCTCGGATCCCTCATCGTCGGCGTCTTCTCCAGCGGACTGTCCCTCGCAGGATTCGACAGCCTCTGGCAGGAGTTCACCATCGGCCTCCTCATCATCGGCGCGGTCGCCGTCGACCAGCGCCTCCGCAAGATCGGACGTTGA
- a CDS encoding ATP-binding cassette domain-containing protein, whose amino-acid sequence MTTGTQTPRSTDLVLEARGIVKRYGRVVALDQTDFEIRQGEVLAVIGDNGAGKSSLIQCLSGAVQPDEGELLVSGEPTTLRTPVDARRLGIETVFQSLAVSPALDIASNIFLGRELRRPGIAGSVFRMLDKKRMRAESLEVMSQLGLQTLQNIGQSVETLSGGQRQGVAVARAAAFGSKVVILDEPTAALGVKESGRVVKLIKDINARGIPVILISHNMPQIFEVADRIHIQRLGKRIALVETSQIDMAGAVALMVGAKTPEQLGLAS is encoded by the coding sequence ATGACCACCGGAACCCAGACCCCGCGCTCCACCGACCTGGTGCTCGAAGCGCGCGGCATCGTGAAGCGCTACGGACGCGTCGTCGCCCTCGACCAGACGGACTTCGAGATCCGTCAGGGGGAGGTGCTCGCCGTGATCGGCGACAACGGCGCCGGCAAGTCCTCACTGATCCAATGCCTGTCGGGCGCCGTGCAGCCCGACGAGGGCGAGCTGCTGGTGAGCGGGGAGCCCACGACGCTGAGGACGCCGGTCGACGCTCGCCGGCTCGGAATCGAGACCGTCTTCCAGAGCCTCGCCGTCTCGCCGGCGCTCGACATCGCCAGCAACATCTTCCTCGGCCGGGAGCTGCGCCGCCCCGGCATCGCCGGCTCCGTGTTCCGCATGCTCGACAAGAAGCGGATGCGGGCGGAGTCGCTCGAGGTGATGTCGCAGCTCGGGCTGCAGACGCTCCAGAACATCGGCCAGTCGGTCGAGACCCTCTCCGGCGGTCAGCGTCAGGGCGTCGCTGTGGCGCGTGCCGCGGCCTTCGGCTCGAAGGTCGTCATCCTCGACGAGCCGACCGCGGCCCTCGGCGTCAAGGAGTCGGGGCGCGTCGTCAAGCTCATCAAGGACATCAACGCCCGCGGCATCCCGGTCATCCTGATCAGCCACAACATGCCGCAGATCTTCGAGGTCGCCGACCGCATCCACATCCAGCGTCTCGGAAAGCGCATCGCGCTCGTCGAGACGTCGCAGATCGACATGGCGGGTGCCGTGGCGCTGATGGTCGGTGCGAAGACCCCCGAGCAGCTCGGGCTCGCCTCATGA
- a CDS encoding SDR family oxidoreductase: MVPNYLPAPGTALDGKVALITGAASGIGEAVARIYAANGCRVALIDIDAARLEEVAADIAERGGEVLSLVGNVVEEDEVRAFFAATVARWGRIDLVINSAGRDSLAPPVTQVTLEEWNKTIGPNLTGVFLCCREAFLVMDGQETGGRIINMGSSSTKVASGPGHSPYRASKHGMLGFSKNILIEGMHKNIGVTVLNPSHVRTPMTEIIDKGLYDGDLPAYTDGWLDEKEIEEGLSASCIDVGNVAEAALYIGTRTPDVTIPTFSLYPTHKVLRYGMEV, encoded by the coding sequence ATGGTGCCCAACTACCTCCCCGCGCCCGGCACGGCCCTCGACGGCAAGGTGGCGCTCATCACCGGCGCCGCCTCCGGGATCGGCGAAGCGGTCGCCCGCATCTACGCCGCCAACGGATGTCGCGTCGCCCTGATCGACATCGACGCGGCCCGCCTCGAAGAGGTCGCCGCCGACATCGCGGAACGCGGCGGCGAGGTGCTCTCCCTCGTCGGGAACGTCGTGGAGGAGGACGAGGTGCGCGCGTTCTTCGCCGCGACCGTGGCCCGCTGGGGCCGGATCGACCTCGTCATCAACAGCGCCGGCCGGGACTCCCTCGCACCGCCCGTCACCCAGGTGACGCTCGAGGAGTGGAACAAGACGATCGGGCCGAACCTCACCGGCGTCTTCCTCTGCTGCCGCGAGGCCTTCCTCGTCATGGATGGCCAGGAGACGGGCGGGCGCATCATCAACATGGGCTCCTCCTCGACCAAGGTCGCCTCGGGGCCGGGGCACAGCCCGTACCGCGCCTCGAAGCACGGCATGCTCGGATTCTCGAAGAACATCCTGATCGAGGGCATGCACAAGAACATCGGCGTCACGGTCCTGAACCCCTCGCACGTGCGCACGCCGATGACCGAGATCATCGACAAGGGCCTGTACGACGGCGACCTGCCCGCCTACACCGACGGGTGGCTCGACGAGAAGGAGATCGAGGAGGGCCTCTCGGCCAGCTGCATCGATGTCGGGAACGTCGCGGAGGCCGCGCTCTACATCGGGACGCGCACGCCGGACGTGACCATCCCCACCTTCTCGCTGTACCCGACGCACAAGGTGCTGCGGTACGGCATGGAGGTCTAG
- a CDS encoding galactitol-1-phosphate 5-dehydrogenase encodes MKAAVLRGIRDIAVLDVPVPEPVGVDSVLVRIGAVGVCGSDVLRFGIGKGYGFPRVLGHEMSGTLVEDSPSGVLKAGDRVAIFPCIPEPSDPMSEIGEYALADRYDYFGSRRDGGLEEYLRVPERNLIPLRPGTSLIDGAMVEPAGVALHAVRKAVVPPNATALVIGAGPIGILAAQWLRILGVVRVLVADVDARKREIAESLGFETLDASTAPSDELATAATAGRGVDIAVEASGISVTFLQAIRAAAHRGQVVLLGDLADDVALPKELVSRVLRRELVLRGTWNAVITPRVTNDWEMVVACLGRSLIVDGLVSHVERIDDAQEVFTRLADRGAWSNKTIFAVSDEAVAEADAALSGSLSARLARR; translated from the coding sequence GTGAAGGCTGCAGTTCTGCGCGGCATCCGCGACATCGCCGTCCTCGATGTGCCCGTGCCGGAGCCCGTCGGCGTCGACTCGGTCCTCGTGCGGATCGGGGCGGTGGGCGTCTGCGGGTCCGACGTCCTCCGCTTCGGCATCGGCAAGGGATACGGCTTCCCGCGGGTGCTCGGCCACGAGATGTCGGGCACCCTGGTCGAGGACTCCCCGTCGGGAGTGCTCAAGGCCGGCGATCGCGTCGCGATCTTCCCGTGCATCCCCGAGCCCTCGGACCCGATGAGCGAGATCGGCGAGTACGCGCTCGCCGATCGCTACGACTACTTCGGCTCCCGGCGCGACGGCGGACTCGAGGAGTATCTGCGGGTGCCCGAGCGCAACCTGATCCCACTGCGTCCCGGCACCTCTCTGATCGACGGTGCGATGGTGGAGCCGGCGGGGGTGGCCCTGCATGCCGTCCGCAAGGCCGTGGTCCCCCCGAACGCGACGGCGCTCGTCATCGGCGCAGGGCCGATCGGCATCCTCGCCGCGCAGTGGCTGCGCATCCTCGGCGTCGTGCGCGTGCTCGTGGCGGATGTCGATGCGCGCAAGCGCGAGATCGCCGAGAGCCTCGGCTTCGAGACGCTCGACGCGTCGACGGCGCCGTCCGACGAGCTCGCGACGGCGGCGACCGCCGGCCGCGGCGTCGACATCGCCGTCGAGGCCTCCGGTATCTCCGTGACGTTCCTCCAGGCGATCCGCGCGGCGGCGCACCGCGGACAGGTCGTCCTGCTCGGCGACCTCGCCGACGACGTCGCACTGCCGAAGGAGCTCGTCTCCCGCGTGCTGCGCCGGGAGCTCGTGCTGCGCGGAACATGGAACGCCGTCATCACGCCCCGGGTGACGAACGACTGGGAGATGGTGGTGGCCTGCCTCGGCCGGTCGCTCATCGTCGACGGGCTCGTGAGCCACGTCGAGCGCATCGACGACGCGCAGGAGGTCTTCACCCGCCTCGCCGACCGCGGAGCATGGTCGAACAAGACGATCTTCGCGGTCTCCGACGAGGCCGTCGCCGAGGCGGACGCCGCACTCAGCGGATCCCTCTCCGCACGATTGGCGCGGCGATGA
- a CDS encoding zinc-dependent dehydrogenase, whose amino-acid sequence MKAAVFLGPGRIEVTDIPVPEVGPGDVLVEVRAASICGTDLRIMKHGHFRIPEGTRRVLGHELTGRIVEAGADVRGFAVGDRVSVAPNVGCGVCAMCRRGLNQLCPTYDAFGITLNGGFEEYMLVPAVAIERGNLFHVPDAVGDEIAAIMEPMSCCLHGQRKVEVSPEDSVLIIGAGPIGCFHTVLAKRAGARQVIVANTRQPRLDIAGRLGADHLINVSEQDLHEEVMALTGGEGVDVVITCVSKPDVIASTTDLAGRLGRINVFSGLGDQARPAIDVNALHYQEQTLTGTTGSSVTDYGDVIGIIAESDVDLTPIITARFALDDIEAAMEHSRSGVGMKSLITFDRGDAR is encoded by the coding sequence ATGAAGGCCGCGGTGTTCCTGGGACCGGGACGCATCGAGGTCACGGACATCCCGGTGCCCGAGGTGGGCCCCGGCGACGTGCTGGTCGAGGTGAGGGCGGCCAGCATCTGCGGCACCGACCTGCGCATCATGAAGCACGGGCACTTCCGCATCCCCGAGGGCACGCGCCGCGTGCTCGGGCACGAGCTCACGGGTCGGATCGTCGAGGCGGGGGCGGATGTCCGCGGCTTCGCGGTCGGCGACCGGGTCAGCGTCGCTCCGAACGTCGGCTGCGGCGTCTGCGCCATGTGCCGCCGCGGGCTGAACCAGCTGTGCCCGACGTACGACGCGTTCGGCATCACGCTGAACGGCGGGTTCGAGGAGTACATGCTCGTCCCGGCGGTGGCGATCGAACGCGGGAACCTCTTCCACGTCCCGGATGCCGTGGGCGACGAGATCGCCGCGATCATGGAGCCGATGTCCTGCTGCCTCCACGGTCAGCGCAAGGTCGAGGTCTCACCCGAGGACTCGGTGCTCATCATCGGCGCGGGCCCCATCGGATGCTTCCACACCGTGCTCGCGAAGCGGGCCGGCGCCCGTCAGGTGATCGTGGCCAACACCCGACAGCCGCGGCTCGACATCGCCGGCCGGCTGGGAGCCGACCATCTCATCAACGTGTCGGAACAGGACCTGCACGAGGAGGTCATGGCGCTGACCGGAGGCGAGGGCGTGGATGTCGTCATCACCTGCGTCTCCAAGCCCGACGTGATCGCCTCGACGACCGACCTCGCCGGACGCCTCGGACGGATCAACGTGTTCTCCGGACTCGGCGATCAGGCCAGGCCCGCGATCGACGTGAACGCGCTCCACTACCAGGAGCAGACCCTCACCGGGACGACGGGGTCGAGCGTGACCGACTACGGCGACGTCATCGGCATCATCGCGGAGAGCGATGTGGATCTCACGCCGATCATCACCGCGCGATTCGCCCTCGACGACATCGAGGCGGCGATGGAGCACTCGCGCTCCGGAGTCGGCATGAAGTCGCTGATCACCTTCGACCGAGGAGACGCGCGATGA
- a CDS encoding shikimate dehydrogenase encodes MTAEVYTPDTLVPATEPTFAFVGVTTGASSIMEVFPRWAAHLGIPSRIVGIDVPLDADPETYRRVVRFFTDDPLSLGALVTTHKLNLFQASRDLFDEIGESAAQLDEISSISKRDGRLLGHAMDDVTSGLAYDAIVGEADEEVLLLGAGGSSLALTLHLHRKHRAGGGAPRRIVVTNRRPGRIDEMRAFHERIGFALPIEYVVAPEPTVNDAALATMAPRSTVINATGLGKDRPGSPLTDAARFPDGAVAWDFNYRGDLVFLDQARSQADRGIRAVDGWFYFLHGWTRVIAQVFDIAIPTSGPAFDELSRIARA; translated from the coding sequence ATGACCGCGGAGGTCTACACCCCCGACACGCTCGTGCCCGCGACGGAGCCGACGTTCGCCTTCGTCGGCGTCACGACCGGGGCGTCGTCGATCATGGAGGTCTTCCCGCGGTGGGCCGCGCATCTCGGCATCCCGTCGCGCATCGTCGGCATCGATGTGCCGCTGGATGCCGACCCCGAGACGTACCGCCGCGTCGTCCGGTTCTTCACGGACGACCCGCTCTCGCTCGGCGCCCTGGTCACGACGCACAAGCTGAACCTGTTCCAGGCGAGCCGTGACCTGTTCGACGAGATCGGGGAGTCGGCCGCGCAGCTCGACGAGATCAGCAGCATCTCGAAGCGCGACGGGCGCCTCCTCGGCCACGCGATGGACGACGTCACGAGCGGTCTGGCGTACGACGCCATCGTCGGCGAGGCCGACGAAGAGGTGCTCCTGCTCGGCGCCGGCGGGTCCTCGCTCGCCCTCACGCTGCACCTGCACCGGAAGCACCGGGCGGGCGGCGGGGCACCGCGTCGGATCGTCGTGACCAACCGGCGCCCCGGACGCATCGACGAGATGCGCGCGTTCCACGAGCGGATCGGGTTCGCGCTGCCGATCGAGTACGTGGTGGCGCCGGAGCCGACGGTCAACGACGCCGCTCTCGCGACCATGGCCCCGCGTTCCACGGTCATCAACGCGACCGGACTGGGCAAGGATCGGCCGGGCTCCCCTCTCACGGACGCGGCGCGGTTCCCCGACGGCGCCGTCGCCTGGGACTTCAACTACCGCGGCGACCTCGTGTTCCTCGACCAGGCGCGGTCGCAGGCCGATCGCGGCATCCGCGCCGTCGACGGGTGGTTCTACTTCCTCCACGGGTGGACGCGCGTGATCGCGCAGGTCTTCGACATCGCCATCCCGACATCCGGTCCCGCATTCGACGAGCTCTCCCGCATCGCGCGCGCCTAG
- a CDS encoding glucose-6-phosphate isomerase family protein: MSTASLTPTTRSVVTRFDLTTGLADGTPSLRRPLSAMAGMYADAAAFEAAVAADDVLSYEFYDMGVPALETEIAYGTSITYPGRVGDEYFMTKGHFHTRLEAAEIYLCLSGEGLMLMESPEGDVQVEEFRAGRSVYVPGRYAHRSINTSATEPLITFFAFPGDAGHDYGTIETKGFRKIVVDRDGVPTLQDNPRWQS, translated from the coding sequence ATGAGCACCGCATCCCTCACTCCCACCACCCGATCCGTCGTCACCCGGTTCGACCTGACCACCGGACTCGCCGACGGCACCCCGTCGCTGCGTCGCCCGCTGTCGGCGATGGCCGGCATGTACGCGGACGCGGCGGCGTTCGAGGCCGCCGTCGCCGCGGACGACGTGCTCAGCTACGAGTTCTACGACATGGGCGTTCCCGCGCTCGAGACCGAGATCGCCTACGGGACGAGCATCACCTACCCCGGTCGCGTCGGCGACGAGTACTTCATGACCAAGGGGCACTTCCACACCCGCCTCGAGGCCGCGGAGATCTATCTGTGCCTCTCGGGCGAGGGCCTCATGCTGATGGAGAGTCCCGAGGGTGACGTGCAGGTCGAGGAGTTCCGGGCCGGTCGTTCGGTGTACGTGCCCGGCCGCTACGCGCATCGCAGCATCAACACCTCGGCCACCGAGCCGCTGATCACCTTCTTCGCGTTCCCCGGGGACGCGGGGCACGACTACGGCACGATCGAGACGAAGGGCTTCCGCAAGATCGTCGTCGATCGCGACGGGGTGCCCACGCTGCAGGACAACCCGCGCTGGCAGAGCTGA
- a CDS encoding MurR/RpiR family transcriptional regulator encodes MTDQDTGGNLLHQISRRAGAMSPALRGVADVILADPEEAQALSITELAGRAGVADSTVSRFLRELQLDGYNQLRLGIAQAIYSRPVSTEQRTNWVYEGVLKGDSSEQIVEKVLHGSFESLTRTTERLDPEIMSAAVDRIHDASAVYFAAMGSSATAAESAMMRFVRAGKRCHFFRDQSVQTMGSATLREGDVLIAISDSGDSTSVVSSAQIAKFHGAYVLGVTSNVDSALASVVDDVLLTAGTVASSDVYGESVTAKWGQLLAIDVLYATYATRFFEETADYLQESYLSAIKPTRGSGGD; translated from the coding sequence GTGACTGACCAGGACACGGGAGGGAATCTCCTCCACCAGATCTCCCGTCGCGCCGGAGCGATGAGCCCGGCCCTGCGCGGCGTCGCCGATGTGATCCTCGCGGATCCCGAAGAGGCGCAGGCCCTGTCGATCACCGAGCTCGCCGGGCGAGCGGGCGTCGCGGACTCCACGGTGTCGCGGTTCCTCCGCGAGCTCCAGCTCGACGGGTACAACCAGCTGCGGCTCGGCATCGCGCAGGCGATCTACTCGCGTCCCGTCTCGACTGAGCAGCGCACCAACTGGGTGTACGAGGGCGTGCTCAAGGGTGACAGCAGCGAGCAGATCGTCGAGAAGGTGCTGCACGGCAGCTTCGAGTCGCTGACGCGCACGACGGAGCGGCTCGACCCTGAGATCATGAGCGCCGCGGTCGACCGCATCCACGACGCGTCGGCCGTCTACTTCGCCGCGATGGGGTCGTCGGCGACCGCGGCCGAGAGTGCGATGATGCGCTTCGTCCGCGCGGGCAAGCGCTGCCACTTCTTCCGCGATCAGAGCGTGCAGACCATGGGCAGCGCGACGCTGCGCGAAGGAGATGTGCTGATCGCGATCAGCGACTCCGGCGACTCGACCTCGGTCGTCTCGTCGGCCCAGATCGCGAAGTTCCACGGCGCCTACGTGCTCGGGGTCACCTCGAACGTGGACTCCGCGCTGGCGTCGGTGGTCGACGATGTGCTCCTCACCGCCGGCACCGTCGCGAGCTCCGACGTCTACGGCGAGTCGGTCACCGCGAAGTGGGGTCAGCTGCTGGCGATCGATGTGCTGTACGCGACATACGCCACGCGCTTCTTCGAGGAGACGGCCGACTATCTGCAGGAGAGCTACCTGTCGGCGATCAAGCCGACGCGGGGGAGCGGCGGCGACTGA